A window of the Lentimicrobium sp. L6 genome harbors these coding sequences:
- a CDS encoding LytTR family DNA-binding domain-containing protein yields MIRCLIVDDESKAREILAEMLKLYCSEVTVIGQARNVTTAYEMINSLKPDLVLLDIKMPDGSGFDLLNKFKNINFKVVFITAHEEYAIKAFRFSALDYLLKPIDPSDLISAVEKISNSKDVTGMNDQFETFKDNYYKGESTKEKRIVLRTTENIYIIYLKDVIRCQSEKNYTYFYFANRERIIVSKTLKEFEEILTDYGFMRVHRSHLVNLKYIDRFDKSEGGFLIMTDTSRVEVSHRKKEALLSYIYGLGNI; encoded by the coding sequence ATGATAAGATGTTTAATAGTTGATGATGAGAGTAAGGCAAGGGAAATTTTGGCAGAAATGTTAAAGTTGTATTGCTCTGAAGTAACCGTTATTGGTCAGGCTCGAAACGTGACCACTGCTTACGAAATGATTAATTCTCTGAAACCAGATTTAGTATTATTAGATATTAAAATGCCGGATGGTAGTGGGTTTGACCTATTAAATAAGTTCAAAAATATTAATTTTAAAGTAGTTTTTATCACCGCTCATGAAGAATATGCCATAAAAGCATTTCGTTTCAGTGCTTTGGATTATTTATTAAAACCTATCGATCCTAGTGACTTGATAAGCGCAGTAGAGAAAATATCTAACTCCAAGGATGTAACCGGAATGAATGATCAATTTGAAACCTTTAAGGATAATTATTATAAAGGAGAGTCCACAAAGGAAAAAAGGATAGTTCTTAGAACTACCGAGAATATCTATATCATTTATTTGAAAGATGTGATTCGCTGTCAGTCCGAGAAGAACTATACTTATTTCTATTTTGCTAATCGAGAGCGGATTATTGTATCAAAAACTTTAAAGGAGTTTGAAGAAATACTGACAGACTACGGATTTATGAGAGTACATCGATCTCACTTAGTTAACCTTAAATATATCGATAGGTTCGATAAGAGTGAAGGAGGATTTTTGATCATGACCGATACAAGTAGAGTGGAGGTTTCGCATCGTAAAAAAGAAGCACTACTCAGTTATATCTATGGTTTAGGTAATATATAA
- a CDS encoding HAD family phosphatase, producing the protein MIKNIIFDFGGVIYDINHNLSKIAFEKLGVENFDELYGHQIQAKTFEKMERGELELDVFRDELRKVIPKNVSDQQIDDAWCGLLLGFDTKKLDLLKSIGRNYRIFLLSNSNEIHYMRFIEELNEYFNFRSLFEDVWFSHEKGMRKPEPEFYMGLLINNDLKASESLFVDDLETNIFAAKNIGIKTHYIQNDSILDMFEDGKLKVNY; encoded by the coding sequence ATGATTAAGAATATCATCTTTGATTTTGGTGGGGTAATTTACGATATTAACCACAACCTCAGCAAAATAGCATTTGAAAAACTAGGTGTAGAAAACTTTGACGAGCTATATGGACACCAAATTCAAGCTAAAACCTTTGAAAAAATGGAGCGTGGTGAGTTAGAACTCGATGTGTTTCGAGATGAATTGCGTAAAGTCATCCCCAAGAATGTTAGCGATCAACAAATAGACGATGCTTGGTGTGGGCTCTTATTGGGTTTCGATACCAAAAAGCTTGACTTGTTAAAAAGCATAGGAAGAAACTATAGAATCTTCCTTCTATCCAATAGTAATGAGATACATTATATGAGATTTATTGAGGAATTAAATGAATATTTCAACTTTCGAAGTCTCTTTGAGGATGTTTGGTTTTCTCATGAAAAAGGAATGAGAAAGCCAGAACCTGAATTTTATATGGGCTTGCTAATAAATAATGACTTAAAGGCGTCTGAATCGCTATTTGTAGATGATTTGGAAACCAATATTTTTGCTGCCAAAAATATTGGGATTAAAACTCATTATATCCAAAACGACTCTATTCTAGATATGTTTGAGGATGGAAAACTAAAGGTGAATTATTAG
- a CDS encoding sigma-54 dependent transcriptional regulator: METFKIFIVEDDKIFAKRLNYELSLNPDFEIEVFYDGSSLLHALDREPDFITLDYHLPDSNGDELLKKVTERLPHVPVLIVSGQQDVSTAIELLKNGAYDYLVKDNDLTKRLRKVISNIRERVLLQRKVERLEQELNDKFVFRNLIKGKSTAMIKVYQLMQKALATKISVSIMGETGTGKELVAKAIHFNSPRKKCPFVALNVSAVPAELIESEMFGFEKGAFTGAVGRRIGKFEEANGGTLFLDEIGDMDINMQTKLLRVLQEEEFTRIGSNKVIKTNCRIMVATHKNLATEVKNGNFREDLYYRLLGLPIELPPLRQREQDIIYLSKFFIKQFCKENEMPKKELTPKAIKKLNAYQFPGNVRELKAIIELALVLSTEDQITEEDISFNSSVGLDDLFNKKMTLKEYNTKIVEYYLEKNNDDIKVVAQKLDIGKSTIYRMMQNKS, encoded by the coding sequence ATGGAAACATTCAAAATTTTCATTGTTGAAGATGACAAAATCTTTGCTAAAAGATTAAACTACGAACTGAGTTTAAATCCTGATTTTGAGATCGAAGTATTTTACGATGGCAGCTCATTACTTCATGCACTAGACAGAGAACCCGATTTTATAACCCTAGATTACCATCTCCCAGATAGCAATGGAGATGAATTGCTCAAAAAAGTTACGGAACGACTTCCACATGTGCCAGTACTCATTGTTAGTGGACAACAAGATGTTTCAACCGCTATTGAATTATTAAAAAACGGAGCCTATGATTATCTGGTGAAAGACAATGATTTAACCAAACGTTTGCGCAAAGTTATTAGCAATATAAGAGAAAGAGTTCTACTACAAAGAAAAGTGGAGCGCTTAGAACAAGAATTGAACGATAAATTTGTTTTTCGGAATTTGATAAAAGGGAAAAGTACAGCCATGATTAAAGTTTACCAATTGATGCAAAAAGCACTGGCGACGAAGATTTCAGTGAGCATCATGGGAGAAACTGGAACAGGGAAAGAATTGGTTGCAAAAGCTATCCATTTTAACTCTCCACGTAAAAAATGCCCTTTTGTTGCTCTCAATGTATCCGCTGTTCCTGCAGAGCTTATTGAGAGCGAGATGTTTGGTTTTGAGAAAGGCGCCTTTACAGGAGCAGTAGGACGAAGAATAGGGAAATTTGAGGAGGCCAATGGCGGAACATTATTCCTTGACGAGATTGGGGACATGGATATTAATATGCAAACCAAGCTATTAAGAGTTTTACAAGAAGAAGAGTTTACCAGAATTGGAAGCAATAAGGTGATAAAGACCAACTGCAGAATCATGGTGGCTACTCATAAAAATTTAGCTACCGAAGTTAAGAATGGTAATTTCAGAGAAGACCTTTATTACCGATTATTAGGCTTACCTATAGAACTCCCACCCCTAAGACAAAGAGAACAAGATATCATTTACCTTTCTAAGTTCTTTATTAAGCAGTTTTGCAAAGAAAACGAGATGCCTAAAAAAGAATTAACTCCTAAGGCCATAAAAAAACTGAACGCTTACCAATTCCCAGGCAATGTAAGAGAACTAAAGGCCATTATAGAACTAGCGCTGGTATTAAGCACCGAAGATCAAATAACAGAAGAAGACATCAGCTTTAATTCCTCCGTGGGATTAGATGATTTGTTTAATAAAAAAATGACCCTAAAAGAATACAACACCAAAATAGTGGAGTATTACCTAGAAAAGAATAACGACGATATAAAGGTAGTTGCCCAGAAGTTAGATATTGGAAAGTCTACTATTTACCGCATGATGCAGAATAAATCTTAA